Proteins encoded in a region of the Salmo trutta chromosome 34, fSalTru1.1, whole genome shotgun sequence genome:
- the cdca7b gene encoding cell division cycle-associated 7-like protein isoform X2 — protein MPLSSKTPMALAAIFESPSDDEDFLGFAMSVPSDSESDDSRDSLASEDSGKPAVRFRSKFVTAELCVAEESDALLSCFRSLQCEAEEGDALLSCFRSLQCVAEESDVLLSCFRSLQCEAEESDALLSCFRSLQCVAEESDALLSCFRSLQCVAEESDALLSCFRSLQCEAEEGDALLSCFRSLQCVAEESDALLSCFRSLQCVAEESDEDTGFYSEGEEPDTHTRRSLCVAFRFPTKRLSAKKGEAPKKPQPITTAPPERRTNEKEQLKRGVSQVSRGMVTRGQKQPLKKEEVESPILNKRAKNIQENKAMLAKLFADLTNMAELPPSTMKRRVSEKPTPRRRGVYEGGERRNPSRAARPPEKFGVEERSTSPSRHNRSVRTICVRKLLEVDDELSRSGKKRRASSGKRRKITHVRSVDEITEEELDNVAEGAKDKILDKDHGSTCHQCRQKTLDTKTVCRSGVCSGGKGQFCGPCLRNRYGEDVRSALLDPDWECPLCRGICNCSLCRRREGRCATGQLVHLAQHKGHSNVQDYLESIQKDLQA, from the exons ATGCCGttatcatcaaag ACCCCCATGGCCCTGGCGGCCATCTTTGAGAGTCCCAGTGATGACGAGGACTTCCTGGGTTTTGCCATGTCAGTGCCTAGTGACAGCGAATCAGACGACAGCAGGGACAGCCTTGCCTCTGAGGACTCTGGGAAGCCG gCTGTGCGTTTCAGGTCAAAGTTTGTGACCGCTGAGTTG TGCGTGGCGGAGGAGAGTGACGCTCTTCTCTCCTGTTTTCGGTCGCTCCAGTGCGAGGCGGAGGAGGGTGACGCTCTTCTCTCCTGTTTTCGGTCGCTCCAGTGCGTGGCGGAGGAGAGTGACGTTCTTCTCTCCTGTTTTCGGTCGCTCCAGTGTGAGGCGGAGGAGAGTGACGCTCTTCTCTCCTGTTTTCGGTCGCTCCAGTGCGTGGCGGAGGAGAGTGACGCTCTTCTCTCCTGTTTTCGGTCGCTCCAGTGCGTGGCGGAGGAGAGTGACGCTCTTCTCTCCTGTTTTCGGTCGCTCCAGTGCGAGGCGGAGGAGGGTGACGCTCTTCTCTCCTGTTTTCGGTCGCTCCAGTGCGTGGCGGAGGAGAGTGACGCTCTTCTCTCCTGTTTTCGGTCGCTCCAGTGCGTGGCGGAGGAGAGTGATGAAGACACAGGTTTCTACTCCGAGGGGGAggagccagacacacacacaaggaggAGTCTTTGTGTTGCCTTTAG GTTTCCCACCAAAAGACTCTCTGCCAAGAAAGGGGAGGCACCAAAGAAACCCCAGCCAATCACTACCGCCCCTCCGGAGAGGAGAACCAATGAAAAGGAGCAGCTGAAAAGGGGTGTGTCTCAGGTGTCCCGTGGGATGGTGACACGGGGTCAGAAACAGCCTCTAAAAAAAGAGGAGGTTGAGTCTCCAATTCTAAATAAACGAGCCAAGAACATCCAGGAGAACAAGGCCATG TTGGCCAAGCTGTTTGCTGacctgaccaacatggctgaaCTCCCCCCTTCTACCATG AAGAGGCGTGTGAGTGAGAAGCCAACCCCTCGTAGACGAGGTGTGTATGAGGGGGGCGAGAGGAGGAACCCATCGCGTGCGGCTAGACCGCCAGAGAAGTTTGGGGTGGAGGAGCGGAGTACCTCCCCCTCACGGCACAACAGATCTGTGAGGACTATCTGTGTCAGGAAACTACTGGAG GTGGATGATGAGCTGAGTAGAAgtgggaagaagaggagggcgaGCAGCGGAAAGAGGAGGAAGATTACACATGTGAGATCAGTCGATGAGATCACAGAGGAAGAGCTGGACAACGTGGCGGAAGGCGCCAAAGACAAGATACTGGACAAGGACCAC ggcaGCACTTGTCATCAGTGTAGGCAGAAGACTCTGGACACCAAGACGGTGTGTCGTAGCGGAGTATGTTCAGGGGGCAAAGGTCAGTTTTGTGGGCCCTGTCTGAGGAACCGCTACGGAGAGGACGTACGCTCTGCCCTGCTAGATCCA gaCTGGGAGTGTCCTCTGTGTAGAGGTATCTGTAACTGCAGTCTGTGTCGACGGAGAGAAGGACGCTGTGCAACAGGACAACTCGTCCATTTGGCTCAACATAAGGGCCACAGCAACGTCCAAGATTACCTGGAGAG CATCCAAAAAGATCTTCAAGCCTAG
- the cdca7b gene encoding cell division cycle-associated 7-like protein isoform X1, whose translation MPLSSKTPMALAAIFESPSDDEDFLGFAMSVPSDSESDDSRDSLASEDSGKPAVRFRSKFVTAELCVAEESDALLSCFRSLQCEAEEGDALLSCFRSLQCVAEESDVLLSCFRSLQCEAEESDALLSCFRSLQCVAEESDALLSCFRSLQCVAEESDALLSCFRSLQCEAEEGDALLSCFRSLQCVAEESDALLSCFRSLQCVAEESDEDTGFYSEGEEPDTHTRRSLCVAFRFPTKRLSAKKGEAPKKPQPITTAPPERRTNEKEQLKRGVSQVSRGMVTRGQKQPLKKEEVESPILNKRAKNIQENKAMLAKLFADLTNMAELPPSTMKKRRVSEKPTPRRRGVYEGGERRNPSRAARPPEKFGVEERSTSPSRHNRSVRTICVRKLLEVDDELSRSGKKRRASSGKRRKITHVRSVDEITEEELDNVAEGAKDKILDKDHGSTCHQCRQKTLDTKTVCRSGVCSGGKGQFCGPCLRNRYGEDVRSALLDPDWECPLCRGICNCSLCRRREGRCATGQLVHLAQHKGHSNVQDYLESIQKDLQA comes from the exons ATGCCGttatcatcaaag ACCCCCATGGCCCTGGCGGCCATCTTTGAGAGTCCCAGTGATGACGAGGACTTCCTGGGTTTTGCCATGTCAGTGCCTAGTGACAGCGAATCAGACGACAGCAGGGACAGCCTTGCCTCTGAGGACTCTGGGAAGCCG gCTGTGCGTTTCAGGTCAAAGTTTGTGACCGCTGAGTTG TGCGTGGCGGAGGAGAGTGACGCTCTTCTCTCCTGTTTTCGGTCGCTCCAGTGCGAGGCGGAGGAGGGTGACGCTCTTCTCTCCTGTTTTCGGTCGCTCCAGTGCGTGGCGGAGGAGAGTGACGTTCTTCTCTCCTGTTTTCGGTCGCTCCAGTGTGAGGCGGAGGAGAGTGACGCTCTTCTCTCCTGTTTTCGGTCGCTCCAGTGCGTGGCGGAGGAGAGTGACGCTCTTCTCTCCTGTTTTCGGTCGCTCCAGTGCGTGGCGGAGGAGAGTGACGCTCTTCTCTCCTGTTTTCGGTCGCTCCAGTGCGAGGCGGAGGAGGGTGACGCTCTTCTCTCCTGTTTTCGGTCGCTCCAGTGCGTGGCGGAGGAGAGTGACGCTCTTCTCTCCTGTTTTCGGTCGCTCCAGTGCGTGGCGGAGGAGAGTGATGAAGACACAGGTTTCTACTCCGAGGGGGAggagccagacacacacacaaggaggAGTCTTTGTGTTGCCTTTAG GTTTCCCACCAAAAGACTCTCTGCCAAGAAAGGGGAGGCACCAAAGAAACCCCAGCCAATCACTACCGCCCCTCCGGAGAGGAGAACCAATGAAAAGGAGCAGCTGAAAAGGGGTGTGTCTCAGGTGTCCCGTGGGATGGTGACACGGGGTCAGAAACAGCCTCTAAAAAAAGAGGAGGTTGAGTCTCCAATTCTAAATAAACGAGCCAAGAACATCCAGGAGAACAAGGCCATG TTGGCCAAGCTGTTTGCTGacctgaccaacatggctgaaCTCCCCCCTTCTACCATG AAGAAGAGGCGTGTGAGTGAGAAGCCAACCCCTCGTAGACGAGGTGTGTATGAGGGGGGCGAGAGGAGGAACCCATCGCGTGCGGCTAGACCGCCAGAGAAGTTTGGGGTGGAGGAGCGGAGTACCTCCCCCTCACGGCACAACAGATCTGTGAGGACTATCTGTGTCAGGAAACTACTGGAG GTGGATGATGAGCTGAGTAGAAgtgggaagaagaggagggcgaGCAGCGGAAAGAGGAGGAAGATTACACATGTGAGATCAGTCGATGAGATCACAGAGGAAGAGCTGGACAACGTGGCGGAAGGCGCCAAAGACAAGATACTGGACAAGGACCAC ggcaGCACTTGTCATCAGTGTAGGCAGAAGACTCTGGACACCAAGACGGTGTGTCGTAGCGGAGTATGTTCAGGGGGCAAAGGTCAGTTTTGTGGGCCCTGTCTGAGGAACCGCTACGGAGAGGACGTACGCTCTGCCCTGCTAGATCCA gaCTGGGAGTGTCCTCTGTGTAGAGGTATCTGTAACTGCAGTCTGTGTCGACGGAGAGAAGGACGCTGTGCAACAGGACAACTCGTCCATTTGGCTCAACATAAGGGCCACAGCAACGTCCAAGATTACCTGGAGAG CATCCAAAAAGATCTTCAAGCCTAG
- the cdca7b gene encoding cell division cycle-associated 7-like protein isoform X3, translating to MPLSSKTPMALAAIFESPSDDEDFLGFAMSVPSDSESDDSRDSLASEDSGKPAVRFRSKFVTAELCVAEESDEDTGFYSEGEEPDTHTRRSLCVAFRFPTKRLSAKKGEAPKKPQPITTAPPERRTNEKEQLKRGVSQVSRGMVTRGQKQPLKKEEVESPILNKRAKNIQENKAMLAKLFADLTNMAELPPSTMKKRRVSEKPTPRRRGVYEGGERRNPSRAARPPEKFGVEERSTSPSRHNRSVRTICVRKLLEVDDELSRSGKKRRASSGKRRKITHVRSVDEITEEELDNVAEGAKDKILDKDHGSTCHQCRQKTLDTKTVCRSGVCSGGKGQFCGPCLRNRYGEDVRSALLDPDWECPLCRGICNCSLCRRREGRCATGQLVHLAQHKGHSNVQDYLESIQKDLQA from the exons ATGCCGttatcatcaaag ACCCCCATGGCCCTGGCGGCCATCTTTGAGAGTCCCAGTGATGACGAGGACTTCCTGGGTTTTGCCATGTCAGTGCCTAGTGACAGCGAATCAGACGACAGCAGGGACAGCCTTGCCTCTGAGGACTCTGGGAAGCCG gCTGTGCGTTTCAGGTCAAAGTTTGTGACCGCTGAGTTG TGCGTGGCGGAGGAGAGTGATGAAGACACAGGTTTCTACTCCGAGGGGGAggagccagacacacacacaaggaggAGTCTTTGTGTTGCCTTTAG GTTTCCCACCAAAAGACTCTCTGCCAAGAAAGGGGAGGCACCAAAGAAACCCCAGCCAATCACTACCGCCCCTCCGGAGAGGAGAACCAATGAAAAGGAGCAGCTGAAAAGGGGTGTGTCTCAGGTGTCCCGTGGGATGGTGACACGGGGTCAGAAACAGCCTCTAAAAAAAGAGGAGGTTGAGTCTCCAATTCTAAATAAACGAGCCAAGAACATCCAGGAGAACAAGGCCATG TTGGCCAAGCTGTTTGCTGacctgaccaacatggctgaaCTCCCCCCTTCTACCATG AAGAAGAGGCGTGTGAGTGAGAAGCCAACCCCTCGTAGACGAGGTGTGTATGAGGGGGGCGAGAGGAGGAACCCATCGCGTGCGGCTAGACCGCCAGAGAAGTTTGGGGTGGAGGAGCGGAGTACCTCCCCCTCACGGCACAACAGATCTGTGAGGACTATCTGTGTCAGGAAACTACTGGAG GTGGATGATGAGCTGAGTAGAAgtgggaagaagaggagggcgaGCAGCGGAAAGAGGAGGAAGATTACACATGTGAGATCAGTCGATGAGATCACAGAGGAAGAGCTGGACAACGTGGCGGAAGGCGCCAAAGACAAGATACTGGACAAGGACCAC ggcaGCACTTGTCATCAGTGTAGGCAGAAGACTCTGGACACCAAGACGGTGTGTCGTAGCGGAGTATGTTCAGGGGGCAAAGGTCAGTTTTGTGGGCCCTGTCTGAGGAACCGCTACGGAGAGGACGTACGCTCTGCCCTGCTAGATCCA gaCTGGGAGTGTCCTCTGTGTAGAGGTATCTGTAACTGCAGTCTGTGTCGACGGAGAGAAGGACGCTGTGCAACAGGACAACTCGTCCATTTGGCTCAACATAAGGGCCACAGCAACGTCCAAGATTACCTGGAGAG CATCCAAAAAGATCTTCAAGCCTAG